The sequence CACGTCAGTGTTGAACTCGATGATTATGCCGGTGTACTGGTAATCAAGGCGCAAGGTTACGACCCCAAAACCGCACAGGCTATTGCCGCCATGCTCATCAGCGAGGGCGAGCTTGGCATGAACAATATTTCTCACCTCATGGCGTTGGAACAGGTTGCATTTATAAAAAAACAGGTTGACCAGATGGCGCTGAGATTTCAGGATGCGCGCCTGGCAGTGCTGTCTTATCAAAATAGTAAAGGTTTGGCCTCGCCCCTTAGCACTGCAGAAAATGTCGTCGGCGCGATCAACAAACTTGACGCGCAGCGTACTGAAATGCAGGCCCGTCGTCGCGCTTTACTGGGCTATCTGACCCCGCAGGCCCCGAATGTGATCGAACTTGATCTGCAACTTGACGCTATTGAAAAACAGATTGTGCAAGAGCAGGCGCGTTTAACGGCACCGAATGGAAAAATGCTTAACAGCACGGTGGAAGAGTATCAACGCTTGGAAATGACCTCCATGTTTGCGCAAGACGTTTACAAGACCGGCCTGATTGCACTGGAAAAAGGCCAGGTGGAGGCGACGCGGGCGTTAAAAAAGGTCTCCATCCTACAAACGCCGACGCTACCGCAGCAGGCATTGGAACCGCGTCGTATTTATAACATTGTTGTATTCATTTTGATCGCCATGTTGATCGCCGGTATTTTGTATCTGCTCGCCGCGATCATCCGTGATCATAAGGAATAATCATGCGTCAACTATTTTTTATCCTCGTTCTTCTGGCCA is a genomic window of Glaciimonas sp. PAMC28666 containing:
- a CDS encoding chain-length determining protein; protein product: MLAVLYWGLIASDRYVSEARVIIQRTDLGGGQAMDFGSLLAGAGNNNRADQLLLRDQLLSMDMLQKLDKKLNLRAHYSAEQHDLLSRMWSSDQSQEGFYRYYRAHVSVELDDYAGVLVIKAQGYDPKTAQAIAAMLISEGELGMNNISHLMALEQVAFIKKQVDQMALRFQDARLAVLSYQNSKGLASPLSTAENVVGAINKLDAQRTEMQARRRALLGYLTPQAPNVIELDLQLDAIEKQIVQEQARLTAPNGKMLNSTVEEYQRLEMTSMFAQDVYKTGLIALEKGQVEATRALKKVSILQTPTLPQQALEPRRIYNIVVFILIAMLIAGILYLLAAIIRDHKE